From one Lotus japonicus ecotype B-129 chromosome 3, LjGifu_v1.2 genomic stretch:
- the LOC130746771 gene encoding uncharacterized protein LOC130746771, whose protein sequence is MIFNKGSMHSNLDCFVRCTTPVVQSQFLPKSEITSLNRLWHPWERETVEYFTLGDLWNCYDEWSAYGAGVPITLTTSGETLVQYYVPYLSAIQIFTSNSFREEAESGDCETRDSYSDSYSDESECEKLWRWDGTSSEEGGFEQDCLWHFNDRLGHLYCQYFERSNPYGRVPLMDKITGLAQRYPGLMSLRSVDLSPASWMAVAWYPIYHIPMGRTIKDLSTCFLTYHTLSSSFQGMDLDDDVEGGQEKKKEGEGISLPAFGLATYKMQGGNLWVAGNYGRDQERLLSLFSVADSWLKQLRVQHHDFNYFMGIRHG, encoded by the exons ATGATCTTTAATAAAGGGTCAATGCATTCTAACCTTGATTGCTTTGTTCGCTGCACCACCCCTGTGGTTCAATCCCAGTTTCTTCCCAAG TCAGAGATTACAAGCTTGAACCGTTTGTGGCATCCATGGGAGAGAGAAACAGTGGAATATTTCACCTTGGGTGATCTTTGGAATTGCTATGATGAATGGAGTGCTTATGGTGCAGGTGTTCCTATTACCTTGACCACCAGTGGAGAGACTCTTGTGCAGTACTATGTGCCTTATCTCTCTGCAATTCAAATTTTCACTAGCAATAGTTTCAG GGAAGAAGCTGAGTCAGGTGATTGTGAGACAAGGGATTCCTATAGTGATTCTTACAGCGATGAGAGTGAGTGTGAAAAGTTATGGAGGTGGGATGGAACTTCTTCAGAAGAGGGGGGGTTTGAGCAAGATTGCCTCTGGCATTTCAATGACAGATTGGGTCACCTCTATTGCCAGTACTTTGAAAGATCAAATCCTTATGGAAGAGTTCCTCTAATGGATAAG ATTACTGGCTTAGCTCAAAGGTATCCAGGGTTGATGTCATTAAGAAGCGTAGATCTTTCGCCAGCAAGTTGGATGGCAGTCGCTTG GTACCCCATTTATCACATCCCCATGGGAAGAACAATCAAAGATCTTTCTACATGCTTCCTCACCTACCACACACTTTCATCTTCATTTCAAG GCATGGACcttgatgatgatgttgaaggTGGGCaggagaagaaaaaggaagggGAAGGCATCTCCCTGCCAGCATTTGGATTGGCAACATACAAGATGCAAGGGGGAAATTTGTGGGTGGCAGGAAATTATGGTCGGGACCAAGAAAGGCTCTTGTCATTGTTTAGCGTGGCCGACTCATGGTTGAAGCAACTAAGGGTTCAGCATCATGACTTTAATTATTTCATGGGCATTCGGCATGGCTAG
- the LOC130744904 gene encoding 60S ribosomal protein L9-like yields the protein MKKIFSSETMDIPDGVSIKVEGPRGDFQLITDENGKKKLKIEAWFGTHKMRLVYAHFPINASITNHNKGIKIHSFLLFVRKVDMLDGVSIVRSEKVKDELVFDGNDIELVSRSCALINQNKDIRKFLDGIYVSEKGTE from the exons ATGAAGAAGATCTTTTCATCAGAGACCATGGACATCCCCGACGGCGTGAGCATCAAGGTTGAAGGCCCTCGCGGGGATTTCCAGCTCATCACCGATGAGAACGGcaagaagaagctcaagatcGAGGCATGGTTCGGTACCCACAAGATGAGGCTCGTCTATGCCCATTTTCCCATCAATGCTAGCATCACTAATCACAACAAGGGCATCAAGATCCATAGCTTTCTACTTTTC GTGAGGAAAGTGGATATGCTTGATGGAGTTTCCATTGTGCGATCTGAGAAGGTGAAGGATGAGTTGGTTTTCGATGGAAATGACATTGAGCTTGTTTCTAGGTCATGTGCCCTTATCAATCAG AACAAGGATATCAGGAAGTTTCTTGATGGTATTTATGTTAGTGAGAAGGGGACCGAGTAA